Proteins encoded by one window of Chondromyces crocatus:
- a CDS encoding pyridoxal phosphate-dependent aminotransferase, with amino-acid sequence MPRKLSERLSSVAPSATLAMAAKAARLRGEGHKVFSFSVGEPDFATPSHICEAAKAALDAGATHYTPVTGTAELKAAICAATERHRGWKPQPSQVTVSCGAKHALFNLAMALFEPGDEVVIPAPYWVSYPEQVRLVGASPRIVETTEEQGFLLTPAALSAALTPQVKAIILCSPSNPTGAAYSAEQLTCLAEVLRRHDCWIILDEIYSDLVYDGFRHVALPAIAEDLAPRTIIVDGVSKTYAMTGWRIGWSISPLEVAKALDVVQGQSTTNAAAVSQAAAVAALSGSRVEVHAMRDAFSKRRDVMVRGLNAISGVRCRRPEGAFYAFADFRGVIGRSFQGRTLGDDIDLANFLLEQGHVATVPGTPFGAPGYLRLSYACDEAEIEAGVAAIRSTMEMLD; translated from the coding sequence ATGCCCAGGAAGCTGTCGGAACGTCTTTCCTCGGTTGCTCCCAGCGCCACGCTCGCGATGGCTGCCAAAGCCGCCAGGCTCCGAGGCGAAGGTCACAAGGTGTTTTCCTTCAGTGTCGGGGAGCCCGACTTTGCCACTCCAAGCCACATTTGCGAGGCAGCGAAGGCCGCGCTGGATGCGGGGGCAACGCACTACACGCCGGTGACGGGGACCGCGGAGCTGAAGGCCGCGATCTGTGCCGCCACGGAGCGCCACCGGGGATGGAAGCCACAACCCAGCCAGGTGACCGTGAGCTGCGGCGCGAAGCATGCGCTGTTCAACCTGGCGATGGCCCTGTTCGAACCAGGGGACGAGGTTGTCATCCCTGCGCCTTACTGGGTCAGTTATCCGGAGCAGGTGCGCCTCGTTGGGGCATCCCCGCGCATCGTCGAGACCACAGAGGAGCAGGGGTTTTTGCTGACCCCGGCGGCACTGAGCGCAGCGCTGACACCTCAAGTGAAGGCGATCATCCTGTGCTCCCCGTCCAACCCGACAGGCGCTGCCTATTCCGCGGAGCAACTTACTTGCCTCGCGGAAGTCCTGAGGCGCCACGACTGCTGGATCATTCTGGACGAGATTTATAGTGACCTGGTTTACGACGGTTTCCGCCACGTGGCGCTTCCAGCCATCGCCGAGGATCTTGCGCCTCGAACCATCATCGTCGACGGGGTGAGCAAGACCTACGCGATGACAGGCTGGAGAATTGGCTGGAGCATCTCCCCCCTCGAGGTGGCGAAGGCGCTGGACGTGGTGCAGGGGCAGAGTACGACCAACGCTGCCGCTGTTTCCCAGGCAGCGGCCGTCGCGGCACTCAGCGGCTCACGTGTCGAGGTTCATGCCATGCGTGACGCGTTTTCCAAGCGGCGCGACGTGATGGTGCGTGGGTTGAACGCGATATCAGGCGTGCGCTGTCGCAGACCTGAAGGCGCCTTCTATGCGTTCGCCGATTTTCGAGGTGTCATCGGCCGCTCCTTTCAGGGCCGAACGCTCGGGGATGACATCGATCTTGCCAATTTTCTCCTCGAACAAGGCCATGTGGCGACAGTGCCTGGAACACCATTCGGAGCACCGGGTTACCTGCGGCTCTCCTATGCCTGTGATGAAGCCGAGATTGAGGCAGGCGTCGCAGCGATCCGATCGACCATGGAGATGCTTGACTAG
- a CDS encoding MlaD family protein has translation MRRSRELKVGIFVLAGLFFAALVIFLIGDERRLFNPSVEFHSQFADVQGLKAGAPVRMGGIDVGHVSKVGYGTDARDATIYVTLKIVESEAGRIRKDSTVKIATKGLLGDKMIELSKGESAEGLPPGSEIQAEVPKDMLGAVGELAVKAESALGNIERASASLADERLHDDLRAAVASMNRVLGHVAQGEGYANRLLASPDEAERISRAVTSLERAGTELSLTLRDVRAVVARVQSGPGFAHDMIYGAGPQKEIQQFGRAAEEVGLTLRGIRESDSFAHDVLFGGKGDSAEALSNVTAITADLRSITRDVRAGKGTLGALLVDPSIYEDLKVLLGNVQRNDVLRALVRYSIKQDEKAPEPKPAVDASATKE, from the coding sequence ATGAGACGCTCACGCGAGCTCAAGGTCGGGATTTTCGTGCTGGCGGGGCTGTTTTTTGCGGCTCTGGTCATCTTTCTCATCGGTGACGAGCGGCGGCTGTTCAATCCGTCAGTGGAGTTCCACTCGCAGTTCGCGGACGTGCAAGGGCTGAAAGCCGGTGCTCCGGTCCGTATGGGCGGCATCGACGTGGGCCACGTATCGAAGGTCGGTTACGGAACAGATGCGCGTGATGCGACCATCTACGTGACGCTGAAGATCGTCGAGAGTGAAGCTGGCCGTATCCGCAAGGACAGCACGGTCAAGATCGCTACCAAAGGTCTGCTCGGCGACAAGATGATCGAGCTTTCGAAGGGGGAATCGGCAGAAGGCTTGCCCCCTGGAAGCGAGATTCAGGCAGAGGTGCCCAAAGATATGCTCGGTGCCGTTGGTGAGCTTGCGGTGAAGGCCGAGAGCGCGCTGGGTAACATCGAGCGGGCATCGGCGAGCCTCGCGGATGAGCGACTGCACGACGATCTTCGAGCCGCGGTCGCTTCGATGAATCGAGTTCTCGGTCACGTGGCGCAAGGGGAAGGGTATGCGAACCGGTTGCTCGCCAGCCCTGATGAAGCGGAGCGCATCTCTCGGGCGGTGACGAGTCTCGAACGAGCAGGTACCGAGCTGTCTCTCACGCTACGCGATGTGCGTGCGGTCGTCGCTCGCGTGCAATCAGGGCCAGGTTTTGCTCACGATATGATCTATGGCGCAGGGCCTCAGAAGGAGATCCAACAGTTCGGTCGAGCTGCCGAAGAGGTTGGACTCACGCTTCGAGGCATCCGCGAGAGCGACAGCTTCGCTCATGATGTGCTGTTCGGCGGCAAGGGGGATAGCGCCGAAGCGCTCTCCAACGTGACGGCGATCACTGCTGATCTTCGCAGCATCACGCGCGATGTTCGTGCGGGGAAAGGCACACTCGGAGCGCTGCTCGTGGATCCCTCGATCTACGAGGATCTCAAAGTGCTGCTTGGTAACGTGCAGCGGAATGACGTCCTCCGCGCGCTGGTACGCTACTCGATCAAGCAGGACGAGAAGGCTCCTGAGCCAAAGCCCGCAGTCGACGCTTCTGCGACGAAAGAGTGA
- a CDS encoding ABC transporter ATP-binding protein → MAEPLIRFSHVRKAFGPKTIYRDLNLDIFPGETLTVMGGSGVGKSVMLKLLIRLLDVDGGSVSFHGEEITRMSEREIGGVRRRIAMLFQGGALFDSISVGENVAYGLREHFRDTMSEQQIAERVDWALSLVGLPKIEAMRPADLSGGMKKRVGLARAIAVQPEVLLYDEPTTGLDPINTERINHLIRGLKKALNVTSIVVTHDMKSAFSISDRMAMVVRGEIIAVGTPDDFSRSKDPRVADFINGTAPVTEDVETLLRA, encoded by the coding sequence GTGGCCGAGCCGCTGATCCGGTTCTCCCATGTCCGCAAGGCCTTCGGCCCCAAGACCATCTACCGAGATCTCAACCTGGATATTTTTCCTGGCGAGACGCTGACGGTGATGGGTGGCTCCGGAGTGGGCAAGAGCGTGATGCTCAAATTGCTCATTCGCCTGCTCGACGTCGATGGAGGCTCAGTCTCCTTCCATGGTGAGGAGATCACCAGGATGTCGGAGCGAGAGATCGGAGGCGTTCGACGGCGCATCGCCATGCTCTTTCAAGGCGGCGCCTTGTTCGACTCGATCTCTGTGGGGGAGAACGTGGCGTACGGCCTGCGGGAGCACTTTCGCGACACCATGTCCGAGCAACAGATCGCGGAGCGGGTCGACTGGGCACTGTCTCTCGTCGGGCTTCCCAAGATCGAGGCGATGCGCCCGGCAGACCTGTCGGGCGGGATGAAGAAGCGCGTGGGACTCGCGCGAGCGATCGCGGTCCAGCCAGAGGTCCTGCTCTATGACGAGCCGACGACGGGGCTCGATCCGATCAACACCGAGCGGATCAACCATCTGATCCGCGGCCTGAAGAAGGCGTTGAACGTGACGAGCATTGTTGTGACCCACGACATGAAGAGCGCTTTCTCCATCTCTGATCGCATGGCGATGGTCGTTCGCGGTGAAATCATCGCCGTCGGCACACCGGACGACTTCAGCCGTTCCAAAGATCCAAGGGTTGCCGACTTCATCAACGGGACGGCGCCCGTGACAGAGGATGTGGAGACTCTTCTCCGTGCGTGA